In a single window of the Elaeis guineensis isolate ETL-2024a chromosome 8, EG11, whole genome shotgun sequence genome:
- the LOC105050899 gene encoding ranBP2-type zinc finger protein At1g67325 isoform X1 gives MSQVDNRNSSAGKRARTDGGRREDDWTCPSCGNVNFSFRTTCNMRNCTQSRPADHNTKSTPKALQAPPPYTSSAGYMGSANPSSMYLGAPPYGSSLFNGPQLPPYDLPFSGGSAYHYEYGNRLSVGSPYGPMHMSGPPPYSSGPMMGTGGMYGMPPLVDRYGLGLPPMGHGTMGARPGTYPDESSQKKAAGAGRDSDWTCPNCGNINFSFRTVCNMRKCFTPRPGTQGSKSENSKGSKPKMPEGSWKCEKCNNINYPFRTKCNRQNCGAEKPPQPNKTQGLTSDEDDQYVVLMSMQISRVCSSSTIDMCIYWFGTCGILHLVMSICCQDMKLIV, from the exons ATGTCTCAG GTGGATAATCGGAATTCTTCAGCTGGCAAGCGTGCTCGCACTGATG GTGGTCGGCGAGAAGATGACTGGACATGTCCTAGCTGTGGCAATGTCAATTTCTCATTCAGGACAACATGCAACATGCGGAACTGTACTCAGTCAAGGCCTGCAGATCATAACACG AAGTCCACGCCTAAGGCTTTGCAGGCTCCTCCACCTTACACATCATCAGCTGGTTATATGGGTTCAGCTAATCCATCTTCAATGTATCTTGGTGCTCCTCCATATGGGTCTTCTCTTTTTAATGGGCCACAATTGCCTCCCTATGATCTACCTTTCTCTGGAGGTTCTGCTTATCATTATGAGTATGGCAACCGCCTGTCTGTTGGCAGCCCATATGGGCCAATGCATATGTCTGGACCCCCTCCTTATTCCAGTGGACCTATGATGGGAACAG GTGGTATGTATGGTATGCCGCCTCTGGTGGACAGATATGGCTTGGGTTTGCCGCCGATGGGTCATGGTACGATG GGGGCAAGGCCTGGAACATATCCTGATGAGAGTTCTCAAAAGAAGGCTGCAG GTGCTGGACGCGATAGTGACTGGACATGCCCTAACTGTGGCAACATTAACTTCTCTTTCCGAACTGTCTGTAACATGAGGAAGTGCTTTACCCCAAGGCCTGGGACCCAG GGTTCAAAGTCTGAGAATTCCAAAGGCTCCA AACCGAAAATGCCAGAGGGCAGCTGGAAGTGTGAAAAATGCAACAACATAAACTACCCGTTCCGGACCAAGTGTAACAGACAGAATTGTGGTGCAGAAAAACCGCCTCAGCCAAACAAAACTCAAGGGCTGACATCTGATGAGGATGACCAG TACGTAGTTTTAATGAGTATGCAAATCTCTAGAGTTTGCTCTTCTTCGACCATTGATATGTGCATTTACTGGTTTGGAACATGTGGAATATTGCACCTTGTCATGAGCATCTGCTGCCAAGACATGAAATTGATTGTGTAG
- the LOC105050899 gene encoding ranBP2-type zinc finger protein At1g67325 isoform X2 produces MSQVDNRNSSAGKRARTDGGRREDDWTCPSCGNVNFSFRTTCNMRNCTQSRPADHNTKSTPKALQAPPPYTSSAGYMGSANPSSMYLGAPPYGSSLFNGPQLPPYDLPFSGGSAYHYEYGNRLSVGSPYGPMHMSGPPPYSSGPMMGTGGMYGMPPLVDRYGLGLPPMGHGTMGARPGTYPDESSQKKAAGAGRDSDWTCPNCGNINFSFRTVCNMRKCFTPRPGTQGSKSENSKGSKPKMPEGSWKCEKCNNINYPFRTKCNRQNCGAEKPPQPNKTQGLTSDEDDQITVTGYSELLTELGDFDVTASFCIAGNNGSGA; encoded by the exons ATGTCTCAG GTGGATAATCGGAATTCTTCAGCTGGCAAGCGTGCTCGCACTGATG GTGGTCGGCGAGAAGATGACTGGACATGTCCTAGCTGTGGCAATGTCAATTTCTCATTCAGGACAACATGCAACATGCGGAACTGTACTCAGTCAAGGCCTGCAGATCATAACACG AAGTCCACGCCTAAGGCTTTGCAGGCTCCTCCACCTTACACATCATCAGCTGGTTATATGGGTTCAGCTAATCCATCTTCAATGTATCTTGGTGCTCCTCCATATGGGTCTTCTCTTTTTAATGGGCCACAATTGCCTCCCTATGATCTACCTTTCTCTGGAGGTTCTGCTTATCATTATGAGTATGGCAACCGCCTGTCTGTTGGCAGCCCATATGGGCCAATGCATATGTCTGGACCCCCTCCTTATTCCAGTGGACCTATGATGGGAACAG GTGGTATGTATGGTATGCCGCCTCTGGTGGACAGATATGGCTTGGGTTTGCCGCCGATGGGTCATGGTACGATG GGGGCAAGGCCTGGAACATATCCTGATGAGAGTTCTCAAAAGAAGGCTGCAG GTGCTGGACGCGATAGTGACTGGACATGCCCTAACTGTGGCAACATTAACTTCTCTTTCCGAACTGTCTGTAACATGAGGAAGTGCTTTACCCCAAGGCCTGGGACCCAG GGTTCAAAGTCTGAGAATTCCAAAGGCTCCA AACCGAAAATGCCAGAGGGCAGCTGGAAGTGTGAAAAATGCAACAACATAAACTACCCGTTCCGGACCAAGTGTAACAGACAGAATTGTGGTGCAGAAAAACCGCCTCAGCCAAACAAAACTCAAGGGCTGACATCTGATGAGGATGACCAG ATCACTGTCACTGGCTACTCGGAATTGCTGACAGAACTTGGGGATTTTGATGTGACAGCAAGCTTCTGTATTGCTGGAAATAATGGTTCTGGTGCTTGA
- the LOC105050899 gene encoding ranBP2-type zinc finger protein At1g67325 isoform X3 produces the protein MSQVDNRNSSAGKRARTDGGRREDDWTCPSCGNVNFSFRTTCNMRNCTQSRPADHNTKSTPKALQAPPPYTSSAGYMGSANPSSMYLGAPPYGSSLFNGPQLPPYDLPFSGGSAYHYEYGNRLSVGSPYGPMHMSGPPPYSSGPMMGTGGMYGMPPLVDRYGLGLPPMGHGTMGARPGTYPDESSQKKAAGAGRDSDWTCPNCGNINFSFRTVCNMRKCFTPRPGTQGSKSENSKGSKPKMPEGSWKCEKCNNINYPFRTKCNRQNCGAEKPPQPNKTQGLTSDEDDQTWHCLAMYFTVNMRFSEGLLVHKLLVG, from the exons ATGTCTCAG GTGGATAATCGGAATTCTTCAGCTGGCAAGCGTGCTCGCACTGATG GTGGTCGGCGAGAAGATGACTGGACATGTCCTAGCTGTGGCAATGTCAATTTCTCATTCAGGACAACATGCAACATGCGGAACTGTACTCAGTCAAGGCCTGCAGATCATAACACG AAGTCCACGCCTAAGGCTTTGCAGGCTCCTCCACCTTACACATCATCAGCTGGTTATATGGGTTCAGCTAATCCATCTTCAATGTATCTTGGTGCTCCTCCATATGGGTCTTCTCTTTTTAATGGGCCACAATTGCCTCCCTATGATCTACCTTTCTCTGGAGGTTCTGCTTATCATTATGAGTATGGCAACCGCCTGTCTGTTGGCAGCCCATATGGGCCAATGCATATGTCTGGACCCCCTCCTTATTCCAGTGGACCTATGATGGGAACAG GTGGTATGTATGGTATGCCGCCTCTGGTGGACAGATATGGCTTGGGTTTGCCGCCGATGGGTCATGGTACGATG GGGGCAAGGCCTGGAACATATCCTGATGAGAGTTCTCAAAAGAAGGCTGCAG GTGCTGGACGCGATAGTGACTGGACATGCCCTAACTGTGGCAACATTAACTTCTCTTTCCGAACTGTCTGTAACATGAGGAAGTGCTTTACCCCAAGGCCTGGGACCCAG GGTTCAAAGTCTGAGAATTCCAAAGGCTCCA AACCGAAAATGCCAGAGGGCAGCTGGAAGTGTGAAAAATGCAACAACATAAACTACCCGTTCCGGACCAAGTGTAACAGACAGAATTGTGGTGCAGAAAAACCGCCTCAGCCAAACAAAACTCAAGGGCTGACATCTGATGAGGATGACCAG ACGTGGCATTGCCTGGCTATGTACTTCACTGTGAACATGAGATTCTCCGAAGGCCTGCTTGTCCACAAATTGCTTGTTGGATAA
- the LOC105050899 gene encoding ranBP2-type zinc finger protein At1g67325 isoform X5, translating into MSQVDNRNSSAGKRARTDGGRREDDWTCPSCGNVNFSFRTTCNMRNCTQSRPADHNTKSTPKALQAPPPYTSSAGYMGSANPSSMYLGAPPYGSSLFNGPQLPPYDLPFSGGSAYHYEYGNRLSVGSPYGPMHMSGPPPYSSGPMMGTGGMYGMPPLVDRYGLGLPPMGHGTMGARPGTYPDESSQKKAAGAGRDSDWTCPNCGNINFSFRTVCNMRKCFTPRPGTQGSKSENSKGSKPKMPEGSWKCEKCNNINYPFRTKCNRQNCGAEKPPQPNKTQGLTSDEDDQEAMKTP; encoded by the exons ATGTCTCAG GTGGATAATCGGAATTCTTCAGCTGGCAAGCGTGCTCGCACTGATG GTGGTCGGCGAGAAGATGACTGGACATGTCCTAGCTGTGGCAATGTCAATTTCTCATTCAGGACAACATGCAACATGCGGAACTGTACTCAGTCAAGGCCTGCAGATCATAACACG AAGTCCACGCCTAAGGCTTTGCAGGCTCCTCCACCTTACACATCATCAGCTGGTTATATGGGTTCAGCTAATCCATCTTCAATGTATCTTGGTGCTCCTCCATATGGGTCTTCTCTTTTTAATGGGCCACAATTGCCTCCCTATGATCTACCTTTCTCTGGAGGTTCTGCTTATCATTATGAGTATGGCAACCGCCTGTCTGTTGGCAGCCCATATGGGCCAATGCATATGTCTGGACCCCCTCCTTATTCCAGTGGACCTATGATGGGAACAG GTGGTATGTATGGTATGCCGCCTCTGGTGGACAGATATGGCTTGGGTTTGCCGCCGATGGGTCATGGTACGATG GGGGCAAGGCCTGGAACATATCCTGATGAGAGTTCTCAAAAGAAGGCTGCAG GTGCTGGACGCGATAGTGACTGGACATGCCCTAACTGTGGCAACATTAACTTCTCTTTCCGAACTGTCTGTAACATGAGGAAGTGCTTTACCCCAAGGCCTGGGACCCAG GGTTCAAAGTCTGAGAATTCCAAAGGCTCCA AACCGAAAATGCCAGAGGGCAGCTGGAAGTGTGAAAAATGCAACAACATAAACTACCCGTTCCGGACCAAGTGTAACAGACAGAATTGTGGTGCAGAAAAACCGCCTCAGCCAAACAAAACTCAAGGGCTGACATCTGATGAGGATGACCAG gaAGCAATGAAAACACCATAA
- the LOC105050899 gene encoding ranBP2-type zinc finger protein At1g67325 isoform X4, giving the protein MSQVDNRNSSAGKRARTDGGRREDDWTCPSCGNVNFSFRTTCNMRNCTQSRPADHNTKSTPKALQAPPPYTSSAGYMGSANPSSMYLGAPPYGSSLFNGPQLPPYDLPFSGGSAYHYEYGNRLSVGSPYGPMHMSGPPPYSSGPMMGTGGMYGMPPLVDRYGLGLPPMGHGTMGARPGTYPDESSQKKAAGAGRDSDWTCPNCGNINFSFRTVCNMRKCFTPRPGTQGSKSENSKGSKPKMPEGSWKCEKCNNINYPFRTKCNRQNCGAEKPPQPNKTQGLTSDEDDQLVDGKILVT; this is encoded by the exons ATGTCTCAG GTGGATAATCGGAATTCTTCAGCTGGCAAGCGTGCTCGCACTGATG GTGGTCGGCGAGAAGATGACTGGACATGTCCTAGCTGTGGCAATGTCAATTTCTCATTCAGGACAACATGCAACATGCGGAACTGTACTCAGTCAAGGCCTGCAGATCATAACACG AAGTCCACGCCTAAGGCTTTGCAGGCTCCTCCACCTTACACATCATCAGCTGGTTATATGGGTTCAGCTAATCCATCTTCAATGTATCTTGGTGCTCCTCCATATGGGTCTTCTCTTTTTAATGGGCCACAATTGCCTCCCTATGATCTACCTTTCTCTGGAGGTTCTGCTTATCATTATGAGTATGGCAACCGCCTGTCTGTTGGCAGCCCATATGGGCCAATGCATATGTCTGGACCCCCTCCTTATTCCAGTGGACCTATGATGGGAACAG GTGGTATGTATGGTATGCCGCCTCTGGTGGACAGATATGGCTTGGGTTTGCCGCCGATGGGTCATGGTACGATG GGGGCAAGGCCTGGAACATATCCTGATGAGAGTTCTCAAAAGAAGGCTGCAG GTGCTGGACGCGATAGTGACTGGACATGCCCTAACTGTGGCAACATTAACTTCTCTTTCCGAACTGTCTGTAACATGAGGAAGTGCTTTACCCCAAGGCCTGGGACCCAG GGTTCAAAGTCTGAGAATTCCAAAGGCTCCA AACCGAAAATGCCAGAGGGCAGCTGGAAGTGTGAAAAATGCAACAACATAAACTACCCGTTCCGGACCAAGTGTAACAGACAGAATTGTGGTGCAGAAAAACCGCCTCAGCCAAACAAAACTCAAGGGCTGACATCTGATGAGGATGACCAG CTTGTGGATGGGAAGATTTTAGTGACATAA
- the LOC105050899 gene encoding ranBP2-type zinc finger protein At1g67325 isoform X6, with product MSQVDNRNSSAGKRARTDGGRREDDWTCPSCGNVNFSFRTTCNMRNCTQSRPADHNTKSTPKALQAPPPYTSSAGYMGSANPSSMYLGAPPYGSSLFNGPQLPPYDLPFSGGSAYHYEYGNRLSVGSPYGPMHMSGPPPYSSGPMMGTGGMYGMPPLVDRYGLGLPPMGHGTMGARPGTYPDESSQKKAAGAGRDSDWTCPNCGNINFSFRTVCNMRKCFTPRPGTQGSKSENSKGSKPKMPEGSWKCEKCNNINYPFRTKCNRQNCGAEKPPQPNKTQGLTSDEDDQ from the exons ATGTCTCAG GTGGATAATCGGAATTCTTCAGCTGGCAAGCGTGCTCGCACTGATG GTGGTCGGCGAGAAGATGACTGGACATGTCCTAGCTGTGGCAATGTCAATTTCTCATTCAGGACAACATGCAACATGCGGAACTGTACTCAGTCAAGGCCTGCAGATCATAACACG AAGTCCACGCCTAAGGCTTTGCAGGCTCCTCCACCTTACACATCATCAGCTGGTTATATGGGTTCAGCTAATCCATCTTCAATGTATCTTGGTGCTCCTCCATATGGGTCTTCTCTTTTTAATGGGCCACAATTGCCTCCCTATGATCTACCTTTCTCTGGAGGTTCTGCTTATCATTATGAGTATGGCAACCGCCTGTCTGTTGGCAGCCCATATGGGCCAATGCATATGTCTGGACCCCCTCCTTATTCCAGTGGACCTATGATGGGAACAG GTGGTATGTATGGTATGCCGCCTCTGGTGGACAGATATGGCTTGGGTTTGCCGCCGATGGGTCATGGTACGATG GGGGCAAGGCCTGGAACATATCCTGATGAGAGTTCTCAAAAGAAGGCTGCAG GTGCTGGACGCGATAGTGACTGGACATGCCCTAACTGTGGCAACATTAACTTCTCTTTCCGAACTGTCTGTAACATGAGGAAGTGCTTTACCCCAAGGCCTGGGACCCAG GGTTCAAAGTCTGAGAATTCCAAAGGCTCCA AACCGAAAATGCCAGAGGGCAGCTGGAAGTGTGAAAAATGCAACAACATAAACTACCCGTTCCGGACCAAGTGTAACAGACAGAATTGTGGTGCAGAAAAACCGCCTCAGCCAAACAAAACTCAAGGGCTGACATCTGATGAGGATGACCAG TGA